The Acinonyx jubatus isolate Ajub_Pintada_27869175 chromosome E3, VMU_Ajub_asm_v1.0, whole genome shotgun sequence genome has a window encoding:
- the NDUFAB1 gene encoding acyl carrier protein, mitochondrial, whose translation MAARVLSACVRRLPAAFAPLPRVPTLAAVRPLSNTLCPAGARTRPGVPHPASVLAQVPVTQLCRQYSDAPPLTLEGIKDRVLYVLKLYDKIDPEKLSVNSHFMKDLGLDSLDQVEIIMAMEDEFGFEIPDTDAEKLMCPQEIVDYIADKKDVYE comes from the exons ATGGCGGCTCGTGTCCTTTCCGCTTGTGTCCGCCGACTGCCTGCGGCCTTCGCGCCGCTGCCCCGGGTCCCCACGCTGGCCGCAGTCCGGCCGCTCAGCAACACCCTCTGCCCCGCGGGGGCCCGGACGAGGCCTGGGGTTCCGCATCCTGCCTCGGTGCTCGCGCAG GTTCCAGTAACACAGTTGTGCCGCCAGTATAGTGACGCGCCCCCTTTGACGTTAGAGGGAATCAAGGACCGTGTTCTTTATGTCTTGAAACTCTATGACAAGATCGACCCTGAAAAG CTCTCGGTAAATTCCCACTTTATGAAAGACCTGGGCTTAGACAGTTTGGACCAAGTGGAGATTATCATGGCCATGGAGGACGAATTCG GGTTTGAAATCCCTGATACAGATGCTGAGAAGTTAATGTGTCCACAAGAAATTGTAGATTACATTGCAGATAAGAAGGATgtttatgaataa